The Arachis hypogaea cultivar Tifrunner chromosome 19, arahy.Tifrunner.gnm2.J5K5, whole genome shotgun sequence genome has a window encoding:
- the LOC112777646 gene encoding protein HLB1 — MPEPEESHNGVQPEPNPQSLTDQNPNPQPEPQSNPEPVPVPAAQARSEPEPRSEADPAVNNDADLSETAIRSNHTVDANPPAQPQLRKDEGNRTFTMRELLNGLKNESEPDKEDSNSPRTHQSQQQQQQQTQQNNAAMELINSVVGADEEGRSRQRILTFAARRYATAIERNPDDYDALYNWALVLQESADNVSPDSTSPSKDALLEEACKKYDEATRLCPTLHDAFYNWAIAISDRAKMRGRTKEAEELWKQATRNYEKAVQLNWNSPQALNNWGLALQELSAIVPVREKQKIVRTAISKFRAAIQLQFDFHRAIYNLGTVLYGLAEDTLRTGGSANAQEVSPNELYSQSAIYIAAAHALKPNYSVYSSALRLVRSMLPLPHLKIGYLTAPPAGRSLAPHNDWKRSEFILDHERLQQVPKGEQRQVPQTLAGRSTDAANGDKKTIKVDIADIVSVSACADLTLPPGAGLCIDTIHEPVYLVADSWESLDGWLDAVRLVYTIYVRGKSDVLAGIIAG, encoded by the exons ATGCCCGAACCAGAAGAATCCCACAACGGAGTCCAACCCGAGCCTAATCCCCAATCACTAACGGACCAAAATCCCAACCCTCAGCCAGAGCCACAATCGAATCCTGAGCCTGTTCCTGTACCTGCAGCACAGGCGCGATCAGAGCCGGAACCTAGATCCGAAGCTGATCCAGCTGTTAACAATGATGCAGATCTCAGTGAAACCGCGATCCGTTCCAACCACACGGTGGATGCCAACCCTCCGGCGCAACCTCAGCTTCGGAAAGACGAAGGGAACCGAACCTTCACCATGAGGGAATTGCTTAACGGATTGAAGAACGAGTCCGAACCTGACAAAGAAGATTCCAATTCTCCCCGCAC TCATCAGAgtcaacagcagcagcagcagcaaacaCAGCAGAACAACGCTGCAATGGAGTTGATAAACAGTGTTGTAGGTGCTGACGAGGAGGGCCGATCGCGGCAACGGATTCTCACATTTGCTGCCAGGAG GTATGCTACTGCAATTGAGAGGAATCCAGATGATTATGATGCACTATACAATTGGGCATTGGTGCTTCAG GAAAGTGCAGATAATGTTAGTCCAGATTCCACTTCACCTTCCAAAGATGCTTTACTTGAGGAAGCTTGTAAAAAGTATGATGAGGCCACTCGCCTTTGCCCCACACTACATGAT GCTTTCTACAATTGGGCTATAGCAATCTCTGATCGGGCAAAAATGCGTGGTCGCACAAAGGAAGCTGAAGAACTATGGAAACAG GCAACACGGAACTACGAAAAAGCAGTCCAGCTCAACTGGAACAGCCCTCAG GCACTTAACAACTGGGGACTTGCCCTTCAG GAACTTAGTGCCATTGTTCCAGTTCGAGAAAAGCAAAAGATTGTAAGAACTGCTATCAGCAAG TTCCGTGCAGCTATTCAATTACAATTTGATTTCCATCGGGCAATTTACAATCTCGGAACTGTTCTG TATGGTTTAGCCGAGGACACCTTAAGAACTGGGGGATCCGCGAATGCTCAAGAAGTTTCACCTAATGAATTGTACAGCCAATCTGCAATATATATTGCAGCTGCTCATGCATTGAAACCAAATTATTCA GTTTATAGCAGTGCCTTGCGGTTGGTGCGATCTATG CTACCGCTACCACATCTTAAAATTGGATATTTAACGGCACCTCCCGCGGGGAGATCACTTGCACCTCATAATGACTGGAAACGATCAGAATTTATTTTGGATCACGAAAGGCTTCAACAG GTGCCCAAAGGCGAACAGAGACAAGTGCCTCAAACTCTCGCAGGCAGATCCACAGATGCAGCAAATGGAGATAAAAAGACAATCAAAGTAGATATAGCAGATATTGTTTCAGTATCAGCTTGTGCTGACCTAACCTTACCACCTGGTGCAGGCCTCTGCATCGATACAATTCACGAACCTGTTTACCTG GTTGCTGACTCGTGGGAATCGTTAGATGGATGGCTCGACGCAGTTCGTTTAGTATACACAATTTATGTACGGGGCAAAAGTGATGTGCTGGCTGGAATTATAGCGGgataa
- the LOC112777647 gene encoding uncharacterized protein has product MSESGSASSLVAETVWKEIESTRTVSDDQLWTLHFIFGKNMEGAARIVDQRGVSRISGNPSGRFVFQVTGESPRKKDHYLCFPHHFCACYSFFYDVLNRRQQLSCKHQIAARLAASLGAYVELNVSDEELALLLSKI; this is encoded by the exons ATGAGTGAGAGTGGGAGTGCAAGTAGTTTGGTAGCAGAGACTGTGTGGAAGGAAATCGAATCTACACGCACAG TGAGCGATGACCAACTTTGGAC ATTGCATTTTATATTTGGGAAGAACATGGAGGGAGCCGCAAGAATCGTGGATCAAAGAGGCGTTAGCAGGATATCTGGGAATCCAAGTGGGAGGTTCGTCTTTCAGGTTACAGGGGAATCCCCAAGGAAGAAAGATCACTATCTCTGTTTTCCTCATCACTTCTGCGCCTGCTATTCTTTCTTCTACGATGTTCTCAACAGACGCCAACAACTCTCT TGTAAGCATCAAATAGCTGCAAGACTTGCTGCGTCATTGGGAGCTTATGTCGAATTGAATGTCTCCGATGAGGAGCTCGCTCTCTTGCTTTCCAAAATATAG